In Nocardia asteroides, a single genomic region encodes these proteins:
- a CDS encoding transglutaminase-like domain-containing protein: MTDLSHYSTQSRVTDPGARSALLAGLTGDFAQLRRTVSGLVIHYRADSPLAKGVPAQRMREIDTRYIETMLSRLAELAGGSLDEPRRPAQRLVGCCRDFTVLYVAALRARGIPARARVGFATYFVADYAVDHEVAEVWDADRARWRLVDPELDDGHTGPDGTRIDPLDLIPDQFVPAGAAWQLCRTGNADPARFVVDPGLDIPETHGMPQIAHNLVHDLAALNCAEMLLWDEWGWGENRSLTDSEQELLDRVAAVTTGGDSLQARRLYEDEPLLRVPDTVTSVDPLGGPPRTVTWR, translated from the coding sequence ATGACGGATCTTTCGCACTACTCGACACAGAGCAGAGTGACCGATCCGGGGGCTCGATCCGCGTTGCTGGCCGGGCTGACCGGCGACTTCGCGCAGCTGCGACGGACGGTATCGGGTCTGGTCATCCACTACCGCGCCGACAGCCCACTGGCGAAAGGCGTTCCGGCTCAGCGCATGCGCGAGATCGATACCCGCTACATCGAGACCATGCTGAGCAGGCTGGCCGAGCTGGCCGGCGGCTCACTCGACGAACCACGGCGGCCGGCCCAGCGCCTGGTCGGCTGCTGCCGTGACTTCACGGTGCTCTACGTCGCCGCGTTGCGCGCACGCGGCATCCCGGCCCGCGCGCGGGTCGGCTTCGCCACCTACTTCGTCGCCGACTACGCCGTGGATCACGAAGTCGCCGAGGTCTGGGACGCCGATCGGGCGCGCTGGCGCCTCGTCGACCCCGAACTCGACGACGGGCACACCGGCCCGGACGGCACCCGCATCGACCCGCTCGATCTCATACCCGACCAATTCGTACCCGCCGGCGCTGCATGGCAACTGTGCCGCACCGGCAACGCCGACCCGGCACGCTTCGTCGTCGACCCGGGCCTCGACATCCCCGAGACGCACGGCATGCCGCAGATCGCGCACAATCTCGTGCACGACCTCGCCGCACTGAACTGCGCCGAGATGTTGCTCTGGGACGAGTGGGGCTGGGGTGAGAACAGGTCGCTCACCGACTCGGAGCAGGAGCTCCTCGACCGCGTCGCGGCGGTCACGACGGGCGGCGACAGCTTGCAGGCCCGTCGGCTCTACGAGGACGAGCCGTTGCTGCGCGTGCCCGACACCGTCACCAGCGTCGATCCCCTCGGGGGTCCACCGCGCACCGTGACGTGGCGCTGA
- the glsA gene encoding glutaminase A — protein sequence MELEVDGVDQAVSTGALPDRERVGELLATAYQRYVPRTAGVVADYIPALAAADPDLFGIAVADLGGGAHTVGAAAHEFSIQSISKAFVYALVCDALGHGIVRDRVGVDNTGLPFNSVMAIELNDGHPMNPMVNAGAMATTALVPGGTPAARWEYIRTGLSRFAGRPLQLDDEVYHSETLTNQRNRAIAGLLESYGRITADPLEVVDVYTRQCSLRVHARDLAIMGSTLAGGGVNPVTGERVVQAHVCRDTLSVLATCGMYERSGEWLYEIGLPAKSGVSGGIVAISPGKGAIGTFSPKLDPAGNSVRGQRAIAHLSRTLGLNLFASAAVVRDQAQPIEG from the coding sequence GTGGAACTCGAGGTCGATGGTGTCGATCAGGCGGTATCCACCGGAGCGCTGCCCGACCGGGAGCGGGTCGGTGAGCTGCTCGCCACCGCCTATCAGCGCTACGTTCCGCGGACCGCCGGTGTCGTCGCCGACTACATTCCCGCGCTCGCCGCCGCCGATCCCGATCTCTTCGGCATCGCGGTCGCCGATCTCGGCGGCGGCGCGCACACCGTCGGCGCCGCCGCGCACGAGTTCTCCATCCAGTCGATTTCGAAGGCGTTCGTCTACGCGCTGGTCTGTGACGCGCTCGGGCACGGCATCGTCCGCGATCGGGTCGGTGTCGACAACACCGGGCTGCCGTTCAATTCGGTCATGGCCATCGAACTCAACGACGGGCATCCGATGAACCCCATGGTCAACGCGGGGGCGATGGCGACGACCGCGCTGGTTCCCGGTGGCACACCGGCCGCGCGGTGGGAGTACATCCGCACGGGGCTGTCCCGCTTCGCGGGTCGGCCGCTGCAGCTGGACGACGAGGTCTACCACTCGGAGACGCTGACCAACCAGCGCAACCGGGCGATCGCGGGCCTGCTGGAGAGCTACGGGCGGATCACGGCCGACCCGCTCGAGGTGGTGGATGTCTACACCAGGCAGTGCTCGCTGCGCGTGCACGCACGCGATCTCGCGATCATGGGCTCCACGCTGGCCGGCGGTGGCGTGAATCCGGTGACCGGCGAGCGGGTCGTGCAGGCCCATGTCTGCCGGGACACGCTGTCGGTGCTGGCGACCTGCGGGATGTACGAACGGTCAGGGGAATGGCTCTACGAGATCGGGTTACCCGCCAAATCGGGGGTGTCCGGCGGGATCGTCGCGATCTCGCCCGGCAAGGGCGCCATCGGGACGTTCTCGCCGAAGCTGGATCCGGCGGGCAACAGTGTGCGCGGGCAGCGTGCCATCGCGCACCTGTCGCGGACGCTGGGGTTGAACCTCTTCGCCTCCGCCGCTGTCGTTCGTGATCAGGCGCAGCCGATCGAAGGCTGA
- the atpB gene encoding F0F1 ATP synthase subunit A translates to MLFEGTPFELDRLMLIRLLMTALLVVFMLAAFRNPRIVPGKLQNIAEAALVFVKEQIADEVLGKEAGRKYFPLIATIFFTVLFLNFSGIVPGLNISSNARIGMPLVLAVIAYVTFNYVGIRKFGFWRYMRGSVVVSDVPPWAHGLLIPIEFVSTFILRPFTLTVRLMANMLAGHIMLVLFFSATWYFLFDATAWMKVFSPFSLLAGVAFTAFELLVIGLQAYVFALLTAVYISEAKNVDSH, encoded by the coding sequence GTGCTGTTCGAGGGCACTCCGTTCGAACTCGACCGGCTGATGCTCATCCGGCTGCTGATGACGGCGCTGCTGGTGGTGTTCATGCTGGCCGCTTTCCGTAATCCGCGCATCGTGCCGGGAAAGCTGCAGAACATCGCGGAAGCCGCGCTGGTGTTCGTCAAGGAGCAGATCGCCGACGAGGTACTCGGCAAGGAGGCGGGCCGCAAGTACTTCCCACTGATCGCGACCATCTTCTTCACCGTGCTGTTCCTGAACTTCTCCGGCATCGTTCCCGGACTGAACATCTCGTCCAACGCGCGCATCGGCATGCCGCTGGTGCTCGCGGTGATCGCCTACGTCACCTTCAACTACGTCGGTATCCGCAAGTTCGGATTCTGGCGGTACATGCGCGGCAGCGTCGTCGTCTCGGACGTGCCGCCGTGGGCGCACGGCCTGCTGATCCCGATCGAATTCGTCTCGACATTCATCCTGCGGCCGTTCACGCTCACCGTCCGGCTCATGGCCAACATGCTCGCCGGCCACATCATGCTGGTGCTCTTCTTCAGCGCCACCTGGTACTTCCTGTTCGACGCCACCGCCTGGATGAAAGTGTTCTCACCGTTCTCCCTACTCGCTGGCGTCGCCTTCACTGCATTCGAATTGCTGGTCATCGGGTTGCAGGCCTACGTATTCGCGCTGCTGACCGCCGTGTATATCAGCGAGGCGAAAAACGTTGACTCGCACTGA
- a CDS encoding aldehyde dehydrogenase family protein, with amino-acid sequence MELSAGRSAQLDRAPALAAGCTTVLEHSPDAALDSYIIAEAAEQTGLPPRPSTTCSTPPSSSAPLASEPQLATVGSYTDAARQQKARLVHGGKQPEGLTCG; translated from the coding sequence GTGGAACTATCCGCAGGCCGAAGCGCTCAGCTCGATCGCGCGCCCGCGCTCGCGGCCGGCTGCACAACGGTGCTCGAGCACTCCCCCGACGCCGCGCTGGACTCCTACATCATCGCCGAAGCCGCCGAACAGACCGGGCTGCCGCCCAGACCATCGACGACCTGCTCGACCCCGCCGTCATCGTCGGCCCCGCTCGCCAGCGAACCCCAGCTCGCCACCGTCGGCTCCTACACCGACGCCGCCCGGCAGCAGAAGGCTCGGCTCGTACACGGCGGCAAGCAACCCGAGGGGCTGACCTGCGGCTGA